The Carassius gibelio isolate Cgi1373 ecotype wild population from Czech Republic chromosome B22, carGib1.2-hapl.c, whole genome shotgun sequence genome window below encodes:
- the LOC127988469 gene encoding uncharacterized protein LOC127988469 isoform X2, whose amino-acid sequence MLIKVKFNHEQKFVKVSGADLKLSDFLDEAFVKFGIPASKRAETRLYDSSYTEVDEVVFEEVIKQPNLGVFILRFENSSQDLAQVPSVTSEESSLQNANYESDDTSLLSDGSPSRKQQRVEDEARILVQKILQSKPGGDAIIREYNKTKSLTDSTRRKMIKILTADMTEKHSTSPPRNIREMYAQGIVALFPYLRDPYTKNGYEHYYDPQSGQGYLTWKIKNIQRNSASSENCRRSSQSFSGGPTSEREAASSTDVILTEEQCREAVSLMKHTSEVDTIKIKMKETFQYRRKMIQDPNRSTDVLTEFPRFLDVQGLIEQDFVLLFGEKTTSKLLERWPTTFMHKVIQQSKSLDSSQALQDLIDCAEMTVKENEMGDAGWNSDIASILLLLHLIPPSPQGRKRPGKMSASQAEEHLVIFKKAGTNIQEHLDSIEESTQPYLLAMGPKKNSIHVYYIILDKKAIPCKSVSGLSAFDELFKAHFVFGASYSKVLHNMYTFVQTTVFQIDIDKVKECPRVAELRARFLR is encoded by the exons ATGCTCATTAAAGTGAAGTTCAACCATGAACAAAAGTTTGTTAAAGTTTCTGGCGCCGACCTGAAACTCTCTGATTTTCTGGATGAAG CCTTTGTGAAATTCGGAATTCCCGCCTCCAAACGCGCCGAGACCAGGCTCTACGATTCGTCTTACACAGAAGTTGATGAGGTTGTTTTCGAGGAGGTTATAAAGCAGCCAAATTTAGGCGTTTTTATTCTTCGATTCGAAAACTCGTCACAAG aTTTGGCCCAGGTCCCTTCTGTGACAAGTGAAGAAAGCTCATTGCAGAATGCAAACTATGAATCTGATGACACCAGTCTTCTAAGTGATGGAAGTCCTTCAAGAAAGCAACAGAGGGTTGAAGACGAAGCCAGAATT TTGGTCCAAAAAATCCTGCAGAGTAAACCTGGTGGAGACGCAATCATCAGGGAATACAACAAAACCAAAAGCTTGACTGACAGCACCAGGAGAAAGATGATCAAGATTCTTACTGCAGATATGACTGAAAAACACAG cacatCTCCACCCAGAAATATTAGGGAAATGTATGCCCAAGGAATCGTTGCCCTGTTTCCATATCTTCGTGATCCCTACACAAAGAATGGATAT gaacattATTATGACCCTCAAAGTGGACAAGGTTACTTGACTTGGAAAATAAAGAACATTCAGAGGAACAGTGCATCATCAGAGAACTGTAGACGTTCCTCACAGTCTTTCAGTGGTGGACCAACTTCGGAAAGAGAGGCTGCATCCAGCACAGATGTTATTCTCACTGAAGAACAGTGTAGAGAAGCAGTTTCTCTAATGAAACACACCTCAGAAGTGGACACCATCAAGATCAAAATGAAGGAGACATTTCAGTACCGTCGCAAGATGATTCAAGACCCGAACAGAAGCACTGATGTGTTGACGGAATTTCCACGCTTCTTGGATGTTCAAGGCCTG ATTGAACAGGATTTTGTTTTGCTCTTTGGTGAAAAGACGACTTCTAAGCTTTTAGAAAGGTGGCCAACTACATTCATGCACAAAGTTATTCAGCAAAGCAAAAGTCTTGACTCCTCCCAAGCTCTTCAGGACTTGATTGACTGTGCCGAAATGACTGTGAAGGAGAATGAAATGGGGGATGCAG gatggAACAGTGACATTGCTTCTATTCTTCTTTTACTTCATTTGATCCCACCTTCACCACAAGGCAGAAAGAGACCTGGAAAGATGTCCGCATCTCAAGCAGAAGAACACCTCGTCATCTTCAAAAAG gcCGGTACTAACATACAAGAGCACCTGGACTCAATTGAAGAAAGCACACAGCCATACCTGCTTGCCATGGGTccaaagaagaacagcattcatgtatactacatcattctCGACAAGAAAGCCATACCGTGCAAATCAGTGAGTGGTCTCAGTGCCTTTGATGAACTTTTCAAAGCGCACTTTGTGTTTGGTGCATCTTACAGCAAAGTCCTGCACAACATGTACACCTTTGTACAAACAACAGTTTTTCAGATTGACATTGACAAAGTCAAAGAGTGCCCAAGAGTTGCTGAACTCAGAGCTAGATTCCTGCGTTAG
- the LOC127988469 gene encoding uncharacterized protein LOC127988469 isoform X1, whose amino-acid sequence MFLLGLRMLIKVKFNHEQKFVKVSGADLKLSDFLDEAFVKFGIPASKRAETRLYDSSYTEVDEVVFEEVIKQPNLGVFILRFENSSQDLAQVPSVTSEESSLQNANYESDDTSLLSDGSPSRKQQRVEDEARILVQKILQSKPGGDAIIREYNKTKSLTDSTRRKMIKILTADMTEKHSTSPPRNIREMYAQGIVALFPYLRDPYTKNGYEHYYDPQSGQGYLTWKIKNIQRNSASSENCRRSSQSFSGGPTSEREAASSTDVILTEEQCREAVSLMKHTSEVDTIKIKMKETFQYRRKMIQDPNRSTDVLTEFPRFLDVQGLIEQDFVLLFGEKTTSKLLERWPTTFMHKVIQQSKSLDSSQALQDLIDCAEMTVKENEMGDAGWNSDIASILLLLHLIPPSPQGRKRPGKMSASQAEEHLVIFKKAGTNIQEHLDSIEESTQPYLLAMGPKKNSIHVYYIILDKKAIPCKSVSGLSAFDELFKAHFVFGASYSKVLHNMYTFVQTTVFQIDIDKVKECPRVAELRARFLR is encoded by the exons ATGTTTCTTTTAGGATTAAGGATGCTCATTAAAGTGAAGTTCAACCATGAACAAAAGTTTGTTAAAGTTTCTGGCGCCGACCTGAAACTCTCTGATTTTCTGGATGAAG CCTTTGTGAAATTCGGAATTCCCGCCTCCAAACGCGCCGAGACCAGGCTCTACGATTCGTCTTACACAGAAGTTGATGAGGTTGTTTTCGAGGAGGTTATAAAGCAGCCAAATTTAGGCGTTTTTATTCTTCGATTCGAAAACTCGTCACAAG aTTTGGCCCAGGTCCCTTCTGTGACAAGTGAAGAAAGCTCATTGCAGAATGCAAACTATGAATCTGATGACACCAGTCTTCTAAGTGATGGAAGTCCTTCAAGAAAGCAACAGAGGGTTGAAGACGAAGCCAGAATT TTGGTCCAAAAAATCCTGCAGAGTAAACCTGGTGGAGACGCAATCATCAGGGAATACAACAAAACCAAAAGCTTGACTGACAGCACCAGGAGAAAGATGATCAAGATTCTTACTGCAGATATGACTGAAAAACACAG cacatCTCCACCCAGAAATATTAGGGAAATGTATGCCCAAGGAATCGTTGCCCTGTTTCCATATCTTCGTGATCCCTACACAAAGAATGGATAT gaacattATTATGACCCTCAAAGTGGACAAGGTTACTTGACTTGGAAAATAAAGAACATTCAGAGGAACAGTGCATCATCAGAGAACTGTAGACGTTCCTCACAGTCTTTCAGTGGTGGACCAACTTCGGAAAGAGAGGCTGCATCCAGCACAGATGTTATTCTCACTGAAGAACAGTGTAGAGAAGCAGTTTCTCTAATGAAACACACCTCAGAAGTGGACACCATCAAGATCAAAATGAAGGAGACATTTCAGTACCGTCGCAAGATGATTCAAGACCCGAACAGAAGCACTGATGTGTTGACGGAATTTCCACGCTTCTTGGATGTTCAAGGCCTG ATTGAACAGGATTTTGTTTTGCTCTTTGGTGAAAAGACGACTTCTAAGCTTTTAGAAAGGTGGCCAACTACATTCATGCACAAAGTTATTCAGCAAAGCAAAAGTCTTGACTCCTCCCAAGCTCTTCAGGACTTGATTGACTGTGCCGAAATGACTGTGAAGGAGAATGAAATGGGGGATGCAG gatggAACAGTGACATTGCTTCTATTCTTCTTTTACTTCATTTGATCCCACCTTCACCACAAGGCAGAAAGAGACCTGGAAAGATGTCCGCATCTCAAGCAGAAGAACACCTCGTCATCTTCAAAAAG gcCGGTACTAACATACAAGAGCACCTGGACTCAATTGAAGAAAGCACACAGCCATACCTGCTTGCCATGGGTccaaagaagaacagcattcatgtatactacatcattctCGACAAGAAAGCCATACCGTGCAAATCAGTGAGTGGTCTCAGTGCCTTTGATGAACTTTTCAAAGCGCACTTTGTGTTTGGTGCATCTTACAGCAAAGTCCTGCACAACATGTACACCTTTGTACAAACAACAGTTTTTCAGATTGACATTGACAAAGTCAAAGAGTGCCCAAGAGTTGCTGAACTCAGAGCTAGATTCCTGCGTTAG